A portion of the Engraulis encrasicolus isolate BLACKSEA-1 unplaced genomic scaffold, IST_EnEncr_1.0 scaffold_34_np1212, whole genome shotgun sequence genome contains these proteins:
- the LOC134443670 gene encoding VID27-like protein yields the protein MDLLGADQEEKRSEMSVSLSHTRTDTEAHGESSVAFSEKGSYLHSEAFIHRLDECIGEGDEEGGQEEEEDGEEEDEEEDEEEVRMLKLRRHLDQLDALYSHTEESMLHTREELHVCAERIAELQGERQALEELTHTHTQQTDEEEDSASVFAMRVQLKSVCEDLHSQEELHTHLAMELRQYE from the exons ATGGACTTACTCGGAGCTGACCAGGAGGAAAAACGCTCCgagatgtctgtctctctgtcacacacccgcacagacacagaggcacacg gagagAGCAGCGTTGCCTTCTCCGAAAAGGGATCCTACCTGCACTCAGAAGCTTTCATACACAG gCTGGATGAGTGCattggagagggggatgaggagggaggacaggaagaggaggaagatggggaggaggaggatgaagaggaggatgaggaggaggtgcggATGCTCAAGCTGAGGAGGCACTTGGACCAGCTGGACGCTCTCTactcacacacagaggagagcatGCTGCACAccag ggaggagctgcatgtgtgtgctgagCGCATCGCTGAGCTGCAAGGAGAGAGACAAGCACTGgaggagctcacacacacacacacacaacagacagacgaggaggaggacag tgcGAGTGTGTTTGCCATGAGAGTGcagttgaagagtgtgtgtgaggatctGCATTCACAagaggagctacacacacacctggccatggAGCTGCGACAATACGagtaa